Proteins from one Leptonema illini DSM 21528 genomic window:
- a CDS encoding M23 family metallopeptidase, with protein MNGPANRPVNRKERWQYRLQEWRKKLLRRHEHGWKGVSVLIYPHHAGSPYRIRINYYALLFPVSLIAIVIGLAGFYEVKRVTIDRDRYEKLQTSEILLSNHHIVLSQKTELLHRLEEQRDRLYRLSWNQKPDPDLNEHLQLRQVEEKILNTGSRFDLDLERYRQYRQHADLLLLGAGQAALKSLWHRVHIYWITPKGWPVYPGTASISSGYGSRMDPFLKTVPGDFHGGVDFAAAPNTPIIATAPGTVVRSVDKDRPGFGLHVVIHHGLGYQTLYAHCNKVLVKAGDRVQKGQVIALIGRTGRATGNHLHYEVRFGLERPVDPVPYISFK; from the coding sequence GTGAATGGCCCCGCAAATCGCCCGGTAAATCGCAAAGAACGATGGCAGTACAGGCTCCAGGAATGGAGAAAAAAACTGCTGCGCCGCCATGAACATGGCTGGAAGGGCGTTTCGGTCCTGATCTACCCTCACCATGCCGGATCGCCCTACCGCATTCGCATCAACTACTACGCTTTGCTTTTTCCGGTCTCCCTTATCGCTATCGTGATCGGGCTCGCCGGTTTTTATGAGGTAAAACGCGTCACAATCGACCGGGATCGGTACGAAAAGCTCCAGACATCAGAAATCCTGCTCTCCAACCACCATATTGTGCTCTCGCAAAAGACCGAGCTGCTACACCGCCTCGAAGAGCAGCGAGACCGACTCTACCGCCTATCGTGGAACCAGAAGCCCGATCCCGATCTGAACGAACATCTACAGCTGAGGCAGGTGGAGGAGAAGATCCTGAATACAGGATCTCGCTTTGATCTCGATCTTGAAAGATACCGTCAGTACCGCCAGCATGCCGATCTGCTGCTGCTTGGAGCCGGACAGGCCGCCCTGAAATCGCTGTGGCACAGGGTTCACATCTACTGGATCACGCCGAAGGGCTGGCCGGTGTATCCCGGAACGGCCTCCATTTCTTCGGGGTATGGCTCGCGTATGGACCCGTTCCTGAAAACCGTCCCGGGAGACTTTCATGGAGGGGTGGACTTTGCCGCTGCCCCGAATACGCCCATCATCGCCACAGCGCCCGGAACGGTTGTACGCTCCGTCGACAAGGATCGCCCGGGATTCGGTCTGCACGTCGTCATCCATCACGGCCTCGGATACCAGACGCTTTATGCACACTGCAACAAGGTGCTCGTAAAGGCCGGCGACAGGGTACAGAAGGGTCAGGTGATCGCTCTGATCGGCCGCACGGGCCGGGCGACGGGCAACCACCTGCATTACGAAGTGCGCTTTGGCCTTGAACGGCCCGTTGATCCCGTCCCTTATATCTCGTTCAAATAA
- the topA gene encoding type I DNA topoisomerase, translating to MSEKKVPAKKKSTVDAKGPEKLSKKASKKASQEGEGKKPVRRSAALYKDKTLVIVESPAKAKTINKYLGSDYHIEASMGHVIDLPKSRLAVDTANDFTPEYITVRGRAPILNRLKKAAEGARQVLLAADPDREGEAISYHLARAIAPKNPNIKRIEFNEITKNAVLEAVQHPREIDQNLVNAQQARRILDRLVGYNVSPILWKKIKRGLSAGRVQSVALRLICEREAEIDAFVPEEYWTLDAKFKKDKASFVAPLALVDGKKPELKNEAQMNAILAELEKTKADCSVASVQVRERRRQPTGPYTTSRLQQDASNKLGFTSQKTMMVAQQLYEGIDVAGTPIGLITYMRTDSTRISPDALKNVREFISKEYGGDHLSKEPRQYASSKSAQDAHEAIRPSDPARTPDSLSAYLNRDQMRLYRLIWQKFVSSQMADEVADQIRVDIQSGRFIFRAGGKIVKFKGFTTVFDSDEKDEKKLPELAEGDVVKLTDLKPEQHFTQPPPRFTDASMVKVLEESGVGRPSTYAPTIQTLLKRYYVTRLQRAFKPTDLGRLVNDMLVKNFPDMVDLSFTARMEDNLDRVARSDLNWVEMLRTFYDPFHHTVQHAMEHIGEMKNALDEATDYVCEKCGRPMVKRIGRNGYFLACTGFPECRNARSIPLGRCPVCEEGDVVQRSAKRGRPFYGCSRYPDCNFSTWDKPHAEKNCPDCGKMLLEKSSREKGRYLGCSSCSFEESADRTA from the coding sequence ATGTCAGAAAAGAAAGTGCCAGCGAAGAAAAAATCCACTGTAGATGCGAAAGGCCCCGAGAAGTTGTCGAAAAAGGCTTCAAAGAAGGCATCACAGGAGGGTGAGGGCAAGAAACCCGTCCGACGTTCGGCCGCTCTCTATAAAGACAAAACGCTCGTTATTGTCGAGTCTCCTGCCAAGGCAAAGACCATCAATAAATACCTCGGTAGCGATTATCATATTGAAGCCTCTATGGGGCACGTCATCGACCTGCCTAAGTCGCGCCTCGCCGTCGATACGGCTAACGACTTTACTCCTGAGTATATTACCGTGCGCGGTCGCGCTCCAATCTTGAATCGTCTGAAGAAGGCCGCTGAAGGCGCGCGTCAGGTGTTACTGGCCGCTGACCCCGATCGCGAAGGCGAGGCCATATCGTATCATCTTGCGCGAGCCATTGCGCCGAAGAATCCGAATATCAAGCGCATTGAGTTCAACGAGATTACGAAGAACGCCGTTCTTGAAGCGGTACAGCATCCGCGCGAGATCGATCAGAACCTTGTCAACGCCCAGCAGGCGCGGCGCATTCTCGATCGCCTTGTCGGTTATAACGTCTCTCCCATTCTCTGGAAGAAGATCAAACGCGGCCTATCGGCGGGAAGGGTTCAGTCCGTAGCGTTACGACTGATCTGCGAAAGAGAGGCTGAAATCGACGCCTTCGTCCCCGAAGAGTACTGGACTCTTGACGCAAAATTCAAGAAGGATAAGGCGAGCTTTGTCGCTCCGCTTGCTCTCGTCGACGGCAAGAAACCCGAACTCAAAAATGAAGCGCAGATGAACGCAATACTTGCCGAGCTCGAAAAGACGAAGGCCGATTGCAGCGTCGCTTCGGTGCAGGTTCGTGAGAGAAGACGTCAGCCTACAGGACCTTATACGACGTCGCGTTTGCAGCAGGATGCATCGAATAAGCTGGGTTTCACGTCACAGAAGACGATGATGGTCGCACAGCAGTTATACGAGGGCATCGACGTAGCCGGCACACCCATCGGACTCATCACCTATATGAGAACGGACAGTACGCGCATAAGCCCCGACGCCCTGAAAAACGTTCGCGAGTTCATTTCAAAAGAGTATGGCGGCGATCATCTTTCAAAGGAACCGCGGCAGTATGCGAGCTCAAAGTCTGCACAGGATGCTCACGAGGCCATCCGTCCCAGTGATCCGGCGCGCACGCCCGATAGTCTGAGCGCGTATTTGAACAGAGACCAGATGCGGCTCTATCGATTGATCTGGCAGAAGTTCGTTTCTTCACAGATGGCTGATGAGGTGGCCGATCAGATTCGAGTCGATATTCAGAGCGGTCGCTTCATCTTTCGTGCCGGCGGTAAGATCGTGAAGTTTAAAGGCTTCACCACGGTTTTTGATTCCGACGAGAAAGACGAGAAAAAGCTGCCCGAGCTCGCCGAAGGCGACGTGGTGAAACTCACCGATCTGAAGCCCGAACAGCATTTTACCCAACCTCCGCCTCGCTTTACGGACGCTTCTATGGTGAAGGTGCTTGAGGAGAGCGGAGTGGGGCGCCCGTCTACGTATGCGCCGACCATCCAGACGCTGCTCAAGCGCTATTATGTTACGAGATTGCAGCGGGCCTTCAAGCCGACCGACCTCGGCCGACTTGTAAACGATATGCTCGTAAAGAACTTTCCAGACATGGTCGACCTGAGTTTTACCGCCCGCATGGAGGATAATCTTGATCGTGTCGCCCGCAGCGATCTGAACTGGGTGGAGATGCTGCGTACTTTCTATGACCCATTTCATCATACCGTGCAGCATGCGATGGAGCATATCGGCGAGATGAAAAACGCTCTTGACGAAGCGACCGACTATGTTTGCGAGAAGTGCGGTCGACCGATGGTGAAGCGTATCGGACGCAACGGCTATTTCCTCGCCTGCACGGGCTTTCCCGAGTGTCGCAATGCGCGCTCGATTCCGCTCGGTCGTTGCCCCGTATGTGAAGAAGGCGACGTGGTGCAGCGCTCGGCGAAGAGAGGGCGCCCGTTCTATGGATGCTCGCGTTATCCGGACTGCAATTTCAGCACGTGGGATAAGCCGCATGCTGAGAAAAACTGCCCCGATTGCGGTAAGATGTTACTCGAAAAGTCATCGCGAGAGAAAGGACGTTATCTGGGTTGTTCCTCATGCTCGTTCGAAGAGAGCGCAGACCGAACGGCATAA
- a CDS encoding DNA processing protein DprA, translating into MSALFRTGLFFAALPFRTKLYRSGGWPSIVAEEEPLKVYATFLRRFFSKQELLAALDRADQYIERQGSRPMRFRLTLNSDEAYPPLLKRIFDPPPVLFWKGSELHGPGVTYVAVVGTRYPDRITIEAVDRFADCLIDASSVSSLYRICIEESLPQPSLFPEEREVADGVDLVTVSGFALGVDERIHRASIYRRVPTLAVLGSGLEMITPVSNRYLLDEAEERNAELAFVSEFFPDDPPRKFAYPRRNRIIAGMSPLCVVFQAGPRSGALITARFAIEEGRDVAAFDHPDLYGVGKNEGARHLLAEGASRLTLFAA; encoded by the coding sequence ATGAGCGCTCTGTTTCGTACGGGGCTTTTCTTTGCCGCTCTTCCCTTTCGAACAAAGCTCTATCGCTCAGGCGGATGGCCTTCTATCGTCGCCGAAGAAGAGCCGCTGAAGGTCTACGCGACTTTTCTGCGCCGCTTCTTCTCAAAGCAGGAGTTGCTTGCCGCGCTTGATCGAGCCGATCAGTATATCGAGCGCCAGGGATCTCGTCCGATGCGCTTTCGACTAACGCTCAATTCCGATGAAGCATACCCGCCCCTGCTGAAGCGAATCTTTGATCCGCCGCCTGTGTTGTTCTGGAAAGGTTCGGAGCTGCACGGACCCGGTGTCACGTATGTCGCCGTCGTTGGAACCCGGTATCCCGATCGCATCACGATCGAAGCCGTCGATCGCTTTGCTGATTGCCTTATCGATGCCTCGTCGGTGTCATCGCTGTACCGTATCTGTATCGAAGAGAGCTTACCGCAGCCTTCTCTTTTTCCCGAAGAGCGAGAAGTAGCGGATGGCGTGGATCTTGTTACCGTATCAGGCTTTGCTCTGGGAGTGGATGAACGGATCCACAGAGCATCCATTTACAGAAGGGTACCGACGCTTGCCGTTCTGGGCTCGGGCCTTGAGATGATCACGCCCGTTTCGAACCGGTATCTGCTTGATGAAGCCGAAGAACGAAACGCCGAGCTGGCTTTTGTAAGCGAGTTCTTTCCCGACGATCCGCCTCGTAAGTTTGCGTATCCGCGCCGCAATCGTATTATCGCCGGCATGTCGCCTCTCTGCGTCGTCTTTCAGGCCGGTCCGCGCAGCGGAGCTTTGATCACCGCTCGCTTTGCAATAGAAGAAGGCCGTGATGTCGCAGCTTTCGATCATCCGGATCTCTACGGAGTTGGAAAAAACGAAGGGGCACGTCATCTGCTGGCCGAAGGAGCGAGCAGACTGACTCTTTTCGCAGCCTGA
- a CDS encoding tetratricopeptide repeat protein: MKASSNLYTSSILFSAGLFLISSCDIGDGLRNWGSRHREKRTQQISATELEMWKRDLALSEEKALEMHENMQALVSERKLQGQLSWKIGKALMAESRFEAAADYYKAAVNGELPEGESHSGQVPKAESAIFEEALPHFKRALKLHVIDPELLFDAGLCYANASRTMGWEEDRFRTALFLLERGLTLKPSDGRFLYQLALLYGKTENRYRDTDRALELLDALLKREDANIPARFARANILAETGDLQGAFDENLRITEKVKQLFESNKVRGDYRQNSQFRSAEHNMEQLQLCIEGKPECTLKSVK, from the coding sequence ATGAAAGCATCCAGTAACCTTTATACATCGTCCATTCTGTTTTCGGCAGGCCTCTTCTTGATATCGAGCTGCGATATAGGAGACGGGCTGCGCAACTGGGGCAGCCGGCACCGCGAAAAACGCACACAGCAGATCTCGGCGACGGAGCTCGAAATGTGGAAGCGCGATCTTGCGCTCAGCGAAGAGAAGGCGCTTGAAATGCATGAAAACATGCAGGCCCTTGTCTCTGAGCGGAAGCTGCAGGGCCAGCTCTCCTGGAAGATCGGCAAGGCATTGATGGCCGAATCCCGATTCGAGGCGGCGGCCGATTACTATAAGGCAGCCGTCAACGGTGAGTTGCCTGAAGGCGAATCGCATTCAGGCCAGGTACCGAAGGCCGAATCGGCGATCTTTGAAGAGGCGCTTCCGCACTTTAAGCGAGCCTTGAAGCTGCACGTAATCGATCCCGAGCTTCTGTTTGACGCGGGCCTGTGTTATGCAAACGCATCGCGAACGATGGGATGGGAAGAGGATCGCTTCAGAACGGCATTGTTTCTGCTCGAACGCGGGCTGACGTTGAAGCCTTCCGATGGGCGCTTTTTATATCAACTTGCTCTGTTATACGGAAAGACCGAGAATCGTTATCGCGATACGGATCGGGCTCTTGAGCTTCTGGACGCTCTTTTAAAGCGAGAGGACGCGAATATTCCCGCTCGCTTTGCGCGTGCGAATATTCTTGCAGAGACGGGAGACCTGCAGGGCGCCTTTGACGAAAACCTTCGCATCACCGAAAAGGTAAAGCAACTCTTTGAATCGAATAAAGTACGCGGCGACTACCGTCAGAACTCGCAGTTCCGAAGCGCCGAACATAATATGGAGCAGCTCCAGCTCTGTATCGAAGGCAAGCCGGAGTGCACCCTTAAATCGGTGAAATGA
- a CDS encoding GNAT family N-acetyltransferase translates to MQARLSMLTALERDCFAHPYSTQQIESLLGDPAYLVLTIEPDGEVETIVTEGSHPVGYLIAYENHAEGMSDLHRVAVLPEFRQRGLAHRLLSEWVMRSGGRRLMLDVAAKNTAAIALYRRHGFVMIATRKRYYSDGDDALIFERAT, encoded by the coding sequence ATGCAGGCCAGGCTTTCGATGCTCACAGCCCTTGAGCGGGATTGTTTTGCGCATCCTTACTCCACACAGCAGATCGAGAGCCTGCTCGGCGATCCCGCTTACCTCGTTCTCACCATCGAGCCGGACGGTGAAGTCGAGACAATTGTAACAGAGGGCTCTCATCCCGTCGGATACCTCATCGCCTACGAGAACCATGCGGAGGGCATGTCGGATCTGCATCGCGTCGCCGTGCTGCCGGAGTTCCGACAGCGGGGCCTGGCGCACAGACTGCTATCGGAATGGGTCATGCGTTCCGGCGGCCGGCGGCTCATGCTCGATGTCGCGGCGAAGAATACGGCGGCCATCGCCCTGTACCGACGCCACGGATTTGTGATGATAGCGACCAGGAAGCGCTATTATTCCGACGGCGACGATGCGCTGATCTTTGAGAGGGCGACGTAA
- a CDS encoding YkgJ family cysteine cluster protein — protein sequence MTKGEIELIFPKFPDEDKMTESEICVRCHGCCMYVTVPLDSPRSKDQKDLFRWYLLHRNVEIYIDHDRQWQILFKTPCTKLLDNGMCAVYETRPQICRDYKADACSRVGKDYIELFKTPAEFDLYFESRKSATAKKTAPKNAGKTAKKAAKKAIKKSAKKAAKKSTKKAAR from the coding sequence ATGACGAAAGGCGAGATCGAGCTGATATTCCCGAAGTTTCCCGACGAAGATAAGATGACGGAGTCCGAAATCTGCGTTCGCTGCCACGGGTGCTGCATGTATGTGACCGTCCCGCTGGACTCGCCGCGCTCAAAAGACCAGAAAGACCTCTTTCGATGGTATCTGCTGCACCGCAACGTTGAGATCTATATCGATCATGATCGCCAGTGGCAGATCCTCTTTAAAACGCCCTGCACCAAGCTGCTCGACAACGGGATGTGCGCCGTCTATGAAACGCGGCCGCAGATCTGCCGGGATTATAAGGCCGATGCCTGTTCGAGGGTGGGCAAGGACTACATCGAGCTTTTCAAGACCCCGGCCGAGTTCGACCTCTATTTCGAAAGCCGGAAGAGCGCTACGGCTAAAAAAACGGCCCCAAAAAATGCCGGGAAAACGGCAAAGAAAGCTGCAAAGAAAGCGATCAAGAAATCCGCAAAGAAGGCTGCAAAGAAATCCACAAAAAAAGCCGCACGCTGA
- the lsa26 gene encoding surface adhesion protein Lsa26, with amino-acid sequence MKRLALLLFILFAAAPLYAFGTYGEGKAYVLLRESGTKGIFIKSYEGLFEIATYDDGEKCAEEDQCFTPQKEELRFSVRLDNKDVIQFMQKNLDRMMIVEYRIHRIKPVSLSTGFEVLKAYPVQASHGPDFPWKYVSKVTGSSETSVYGKILRLEYRGTAVGTYEGLLYDRRLDKVRPFSVTDEAMARHIYQCMDAQQEYNIGLSRSITTALEFRESKYDVFEINYRERASSVE; translated from the coding sequence ATGAAACGATTGGCCCTGCTTCTTTTTATCCTCTTTGCCGCCGCGCCTCTGTATGCCTTCGGCACCTACGGAGAAGGTAAGGCCTATGTGCTCTTGCGTGAAAGCGGGACCAAGGGCATTTTTATTAAGTCGTATGAAGGGCTTTTCGAGATCGCCACCTACGACGACGGCGAGAAATGCGCAGAAGAGGATCAATGCTTCACTCCGCAGAAAGAAGAGCTGCGCTTCAGCGTACGGCTCGATAACAAAGACGTTATTCAATTCATGCAGAAGAACCTCGATCGTATGATGATCGTCGAGTACCGCATCCACCGCATCAAGCCGGTATCCCTTTCCACCGGCTTTGAGGTATTGAAGGCCTACCCCGTGCAGGCCAGTCATGGGCCCGATTTTCCCTGGAAATACGTCTCGAAGGTGACGGGCTCGTCAGAGACCTCGGTTTACGGAAAGATCCTGCGTCTTGAGTATCGCGGCACGGCCGTCGGAACCTACGAAGGCCTGCTCTATGATCGGCGTCTTGATAAAGTCCGGCCTTTCTCGGTTACCGACGAGGCCATGGCGCGACATATCTATCAATGCATGGATGCGCAGCAGGAATATAACATCGGCCTTTCACGATCGATCACGACGGCGCTGGAGTTCCGTGAAAGCAAATACGACGTTTTCGAGATCAACTACAGAGAGCGAGCAAGCAGCGTCGAATGA
- a CDS encoding C-GCAxxG-C-C family protein produces the protein MKGSDLTVENLAALAEANFVERPYNCSEAILAAFAQADGENPADVIGYATAFGKGIAGQGFTCGALTAGLMMLGRYGYEKGLDKKAVMAEAAVFYKEFEQQFGHTHCKVLSGHDCDDPASPPFDIRTCGKFLRFATAQVQEFRDR, from the coding sequence GTGAAAGGATCTGATCTGACGGTGGAAAATCTGGCTGCACTCGCCGAGGCGAACTTTGTGGAGCGCCCCTACAACTGCTCTGAGGCCATCCTGGCCGCCTTTGCTCAGGCTGATGGTGAGAACCCCGCCGACGTGATCGGCTATGCCACGGCGTTTGGCAAAGGCATTGCCGGGCAGGGTTTTACCTGTGGCGCCCTCACGGCGGGACTGATGATGCTTGGACGGTATGGTTACGAGAAGGGACTTGATAAAAAGGCCGTCATGGCCGAGGCAGCCGTTTTTTATAAGGAGTTCGAGCAACAGTTCGGCCATACGCACTGCAAGGTGCTGAGCGGCCATGATTGCGACGATCCGGCAAGTCCGCCCTTTGACATCCGCACATGTGGCAAGTTCCTGCGTTTTGCGACGGCTCAGGTGCAGGAATTCAGAGACCGCTGA
- a CDS encoding SMI1/KNR4 family protein has translation MSKSIDDIIKSIKQTKLFADRPIYSEERLQTIEKSIGFTFPEDYRSFVTRIEPELANFYFIDPHRSKKNADLVIFSRWNDDRFAFRKNGEIATILNDEETGHTWKNFTDWLLYVWGMSNRPVNPE, from the coding sequence ATGAGCAAGAGCATAGACGATATCATTAAATCCATCAAACAGACGAAGCTGTTTGCCGATCGGCCGATCTACAGCGAAGAAAGATTACAGACGATCGAGAAATCGATAGGCTTCACCTTTCCCGAGGACTACCGGAGCTTTGTAACGCGAATCGAGCCCGAACTGGCGAACTTCTATTTCATTGATCCGCATCGCAGCAAGAAGAACGCCGACCTTGTCATATTCAGCCGGTGGAACGACGACCGTTTTGCCTTCCGCAAGAACGGTGAGATCGCCACCATCCTGAACGATGAAGAAACAGGGCATACCTGGAAGAACTTCACCGACTGGCTTCTCTATGTCTGGGGGATGAGTAACCGTCCCGTCAATCCCGAATAA
- a CDS encoding class I adenylate-forming enzyme family protein: MTFNLTEFLFQKNLEERPDAAALLFLDETRVIRTFTYAELYNEIRGMASFLQRQTSAGDRIVLRLKSEPRLAALFFGSVLCGRIPVPVSSMLTAEELDYLVTDSGAACMIYDPDLATAITSADSISVDGIRYDTLLPLPHTQADDPAYLIYTSGTTGYPRGVLHAHRSVLGRIPMCEGWTGLGPGDRLLHAGELNWSYTLGVGLMDAFAAGATALLYTGDRHNPAIWPDLIERHQITIFAAVPGLYRRMLKYGHVRPWPHFRHGLTAGDALPASLLAEWQAKTGTALYEALGMTEISTYISTGPGMTVKPGSPGRPQKGRRIALLDPETGSPFYEYGDLQDERHKKDTTMTAPGLLAIHRSDPGLMLRYWNTEQSPSFDVIDPPFYGEWFSGGDLARFDADGYLIYEGRSNDLMNAGGYRVSPAEVERVLHRHAGVADVAVLETPLDDGLSIITACVVRNDDVDAETLIFYCHEHLADYKCPKRVVFVDALPRTAGGKLRRHDLLRLISEA, encoded by the coding sequence GTGACCTTCAACCTTACCGAGTTCCTGTTCCAAAAGAACCTCGAAGAACGTCCTGATGCTGCGGCCCTGCTTTTTCTGGATGAAACGAGGGTTATCCGGACGTTTACCTACGCAGAACTCTATAACGAGATCAGAGGCATGGCGTCGTTTCTACAGCGCCAAACGTCTGCCGGCGATCGCATCGTTCTGCGCCTCAAATCGGAGCCGCGCCTTGCCGCCCTCTTCTTCGGCTCAGTTTTATGCGGACGCATACCCGTGCCCGTATCGTCCATGCTTACAGCCGAAGAACTCGATTATCTCGTTACAGATTCAGGCGCTGCTTGCATGATCTATGACCCTGATCTGGCTACGGCGATAACATCTGCCGACAGCATCTCAGTCGACGGCATCAGATATGATACGCTTCTGCCCCTCCCTCATACGCAGGCCGATGATCCCGCCTATCTTATCTATACGTCGGGCACGACGGGATATCCGCGGGGCGTACTGCACGCGCATCGCTCCGTTCTCGGTCGCATACCGATGTGCGAAGGATGGACGGGGCTCGGCCCGGGCGATCGCCTGCTGCATGCCGGCGAGCTGAACTGGAGTTATACACTCGGCGTCGGTCTGATGGACGCGTTCGCTGCCGGAGCGACGGCGCTTCTGTATACGGGCGACCGACACAATCCGGCAATCTGGCCCGATCTTATAGAACGTCACCAGATCACGATCTTTGCTGCCGTTCCAGGGCTGTACCGTCGCATGCTGAAATACGGGCACGTCAGGCCGTGGCCGCACTTCCGGCATGGGCTGACGGCGGGCGACGCTCTGCCTGCCTCGCTGCTCGCCGAGTGGCAGGCGAAAACGGGCACCGCTCTTTACGAGGCCCTGGGTATGACCGAGATTTCAACCTATATCAGCACCGGCCCCGGCATGACGGTGAAGCCCGGAAGCCCCGGGCGTCCGCAAAAAGGTCGGCGCATCGCCCTGCTCGATCCTGAAACGGGAAGCCCCTTTTACGAATACGGGGACCTTCAAGACGAGAGGCACAAAAAAGACACAACAATGACGGCGCCGGGCCTGCTTGCCATACATCGAAGCGATCCCGGGCTGATGCTGCGCTACTGGAACACAGAGCAGTCCCCCTCTTTCGACGTCATCGATCCGCCTTTCTATGGCGAATGGTTCTCGGGAGGAGATCTTGCGCGTTTCGACGCCGATGGCTATCTGATCTATGAAGGGCGATCAAACGATCTCATGAACGCCGGAGGATATCGCGTCAGCCCGGCCGAGGTCGAGCGCGTGCTGCACCGGCATGCAGGGGTTGCCGACGTTGCCGTACTCGAAACGCCGCTGGACGATGGTTTATCCATCATCACAGCATGCGTTGTACGAAACGACGATGTCGACGCAGAGACGCTCATCTTCTACTGTCACGAACACCTGGCCGATTACAAATGCCCGAAACGAGTCGTCTTCGTCGACGCCCTTCCGAGAACGGCGGGCGGAAAGCTTCGCCGTCACGATCTGTTACGGCTGATCAGCGAAGCGTGA
- a CDS encoding PQQ-binding-like beta-propeller repeat protein produces MIRRPYLPFLCLLLLPALFSCSKQFDWIEYRGELGSGYTPENIHPPLGLKWKLKLQVDEMKKTRAFNPPLVIDNVIYFGSPDGNFYALDVDTGYMKWFFKTKGAVNSVPYADDENVYFGSNDGRVYAVSREDGQEKWNFYTGQTVQSLVLRYKDLIIFTSDTGATYFLDLNGQPVHQLPNPVWSHHTFQVYDGIIYWAPLGRSFGAYDIEGRNFLWTVPIDAPYSLWYSFPALDDDRVYFASSFFKGYEVELNYYALDRRTGQEVWRMSDIFDIGSRVEPDEYTVFLDHVQLLDYMAPSLWKDYVIYASGDTKLRAFNRKTGAIEWERQFDYPFSSAPTIAGDRIYVGLQGVKTATDMGLFGSEPMLLCLSARNGDVLWQMETDGAVLNSPIISRGRIMFGTDRNYFYVLEEILGLPFIQ; encoded by the coding sequence ATGATTCGAAGACCGTATCTGCCGTTTCTCTGCCTGCTGCTTTTGCCGGCTCTCTTTTCATGCTCGAAGCAGTTTGACTGGATCGAATACAGGGGCGAGCTCGGCTCGGGTTATACGCCCGAGAATATTCATCCGCCTCTTGGCCTGAAGTGGAAGCTGAAGCTTCAGGTTGACGAGATGAAAAAGACGCGGGCCTTCAATCCGCCCCTTGTCATCGACAACGTCATCTATTTCGGCTCGCCCGACGGCAACTTCTACGCCCTCGACGTCGACACCGGATACATGAAGTGGTTCTTCAAGACGAAGGGAGCCGTGAACTCCGTTCCCTATGCCGACGATGAGAACGTCTATTTCGGCTCGAACGACGGCCGCGTGTATGCGGTATCGCGCGAGGACGGGCAGGAGAAATGGAACTTCTATACGGGACAGACGGTGCAATCCCTGGTTCTGCGTTACAAGGATCTGATCATCTTTACAAGCGATACGGGGGCGACCTACTTCCTTGATCTGAACGGGCAGCCCGTGCATCAACTTCCGAATCCCGTCTGGTCGCATCATACGTTTCAGGTCTATGACGGCATCATCTATTGGGCTCCGCTCGGTCGCAGCTTTGGCGCTTATGATATTGAAGGCCGCAACTTCCTCTGGACCGTTCCTATCGACGCTCCGTATTCGCTCTGGTATTCGTTTCCCGCTCTTGACGATGATCGCGTTTATTTTGCATCGAGCTTCTTTAAAGGGTATGAGGTGGAGCTGAACTACTATGCGCTCGATCGGCGCACCGGTCAGGAGGTCTGGCGCATGAGCGATATCTTTGATATCGGCAGTCGCGTCGAGCCCGACGAATACACGGTCTTTCTCGATCACGTGCAGCTTCTTGATTATATGGCTCCGTCGCTGTGGAAGGACTACGTCATCTATGCAAGCGGCGATACAAAACTGCGCGCCTTCAACCGCAAAACGGGCGCCATAGAATGGGAGAGGCAGTTCGATTATCCGTTCTCCAGTGCTCCGACCATCGCCGGCGATCGAATCTATGTGGGCCTTCAGGGCGTGAAGACGGCCACCGACATGGGCCTTTTCGGATCAGAGCCCATGCTGCTCTGTCTTTCTGCGCGAAACGGCGACGTGCTCTGGCAGATGGAAACGGACGGCGCCGTGCTCAACTCACCCATCATCTCGCGAGGACGTATCATGTTCGGAACGGACCGCAACTACTTCTATGTCCTTGAAGAGATCCTCGGCCTTCCGTTTATCCAATAA